TTTCACGAGTCCTTTTCAATTCTAATTCTAAGATCCACAGACACAGCTAAAAATTTAATATCATGACtagtaaataaacaagaaaatttcCGTACCATCATAGATATTCGTCTGTAGCACCAGTGGCCATGAACCAACAATAGGCGTTCCAGAAAACGGAACTGCGCTACTGTAAAATCACTCGACATGGCAGCCTAAATTACAAATTTATATAAACATCAGACGAATTTTTCCTTGTTTATTTAATGGACAATATATTCTCCTTACGTGTACACAATGCTAAAAATTGTTCCTCCAATCAGAGATTAAAAAAGCGGGTGAGAAAGTAAGTAGACCAGGAGACAGAAAGATTGTTTTCAACTTTATTCTTAAAAAAGTACCATAGTTCAGAATATCCAGCTCTAGTTCCTAAAGGAAACCAAGCGAACCTGCACATATTACTTCAGTATCCCTAACTTGAAACAAGAGGTAGGTCCCAACTCCAAACAAGAAAAAATATACAAGTTGATACGACACATCGACGCCGTATATGAAAGGAAACCAAACATGTCAATATTGAAATGCAAATTCAGTAATTATTTTTAACCAGTAAAACCTGAATGTATTCACGCACAACAAAACACTACGTTAATTACACGCAAACATAAGCAGGATAGCATCTTTCATTGACTAGGACTACCAAATGGCAATgttgacaataaaaatagaagcgGATATTACCTGCATTCCTTCAACGCCACTGATGCCAACACCAATATCAGCTTCTTGAAGCATGCCTACATCATTTGCCCCATCACCAATTGCTAGTGTTGTTTTACCCGTACCCTTTTTAACCAACCTCGTAACCTGAATATCTTCTAACAGCAGTGTTACTTTAATTTGCTGTAACCAGATCTACTATATTGAATTATATAAAAGGACAAAACCTTTACAGTAAGTACTAATTAGCACAACAAAGACACATACGAGAGCTTTCTGTTTAGGTGTGGAGCGACAACATATAACAGATGCACAATTAACCGCCAGATCCAGAAATGCCCCCTCCAGATTCGTGCTGAGAGCAAAAGACAATGACTTGCCATCAATTATCAAACCAAAGGAAGTCAAACTGCCTCCAGATGAACATAGCTGAGATTTTCCTTTCCTAATTTGATCTGTAATGCTTTCACTCGAAGCCTGGGATAACCAGACCCATTAAAAGATGTAATATTAAAATCAGCATCATGAAGTAAAAAAATACAACCACTACCTTCGTATCATCATTCTTTTCCCCTCGTTTTTCAAGATCGCTACTTTCTGGGGAGTCTAAAGTGATCACGATCTGCTTCATGTCCTCTCTCAGTAAGCCACAAGCATATCTACAGGAAAGGAAGTAATATAGAGATCAGACAATGCCCGATTATCATAGGTGAAGCAGCGAGAAAGGAGGAAGCAAACAATTCAAGTAATCGAGGTGGTCACTGACCCAATATTTATCGCTGTCTCCATCTTGTCCCCTGTTATGACCCAAATCTTGATTCCAGCATTTGCAAGTTTGTTGATGCATTCTGGAACCTACATTGCatagaagaaaaagataatTCGTTAACAGTATTAATGAATATTTATAACCGAAAAATATAAGAGCCTCCACTTAATGctaaatgaatttcaaatcaaaCCGTGAAAATTActtcaaatttattttttaaaaaaagaactaTCCAAATTAAATTCGATATTGACCCCCTTTTGTAGCTTGTCCTCGACAGCAGTAGCTCCAAGGAGAATCAAGTCTCTTTCAATCTTATCAGCGGCTGCATCCACCAAAGCACCTCTATCAGCATTTACAGATGCCTTGGCATTCAGAAGCTCTTCTTCCCATGATCTAAAAACATCTTCACTAAGTTCACGGTATGCAACTACTAGAGTTCGTAAACCTGCTTCAGCATATCCTTTTATATGTTCCCTTGTTTTAGCTTCAAAATCTTTTGCTTTTCTAGAGAGCCGTTCGAGCATTGCACTGATAAAATACCAGAGTAGATGTAAATATTTAAAGGCTGTCATTCCAAATTCTAAACAAGACATGACTCGAAAGCATTGTTCTTATGAGAGAAAATACCTGTCTGCACCCTTGGAGAGGAGCAGCAACTGATTTTCAGCATTCTTAACTATCACAGACATCCTTTTCCTGGCGCTACTGAACTCCAAGACATGAAGAAGTTTGTATGATCTGGAAATAACACATAAATCCAGATAAACTCATCAAAAATGAAACAAGAAGGCAGTTCAAACTAATTTATAAACTAATATTGTCAGAAAAgattatatgtgtgtgtgtgtgtgatctACCGTTGccgaataaattatttattgacCGTATCTTCAATTTCTAGGCCCAAGACCACATTGAGTTGGAAAAAAAACTTGAAGAAATCCTAAGTTTCTCCCCCCATTCCGAATCCTGGAAGACACAGAATTAAGCAATTTGGCCAGAAGATCATTTAGCCAGTTTCCATGAGCGCTTGCCAAACGAAAATGGCAGGGTCCTCGTTTATCTTGATGTCTGTAACACTTGGTTAACACCTCAGTTTCATTATTGGCTTAGATTTTTAGGCTCAAGACCACATTGGTTGAAGACACACATCCCAGGACACTAGGGGACCACCCACCGTACAGAGAAAACGTGGGTGGTGGTCCTCCCCAAATCGGGAAAAAAGTTGAATTTTCATGTTTGATATTTCTGAAAATGCTAGTATCGGCCCCCTAATTGTGAGTCTCGGACCCCTATGCCAGAACTAAGTAATTTGGCCAGAACATGATATAGCCAATTTCCAATTCCTCATTCATCTTGATGTTCTGAATGTAACAGTAGTTACTATCTTATGAACACCGCGAGAATTATACGAATCTTGACAGCCACAGGTCCCAAAATTTTGAACCTTTAACATTTTAACTACTTAGTTAACAAAACTAATGCTACTCTGAAGCACTCGTCCAACTCCCAGTTTCTTGATTGGTTTATTACACTAGGAAATGAAATCCTTCCCTCCATTGTGAAACATTCCTACAACACGAATACATATGGCTACTATTAGCTCTTAATCTTCATTATTTGGTAAGTGAATCTTGTGTATAACTGAGACCCATAACTTGCTGTAAAAGGTGAAGAAAAATGATCTGCTTACATAGCTTACACCTTCAAGGAATTCAAATGAGTATCTGAACAAGCAAAAAGACGCACCTGTCAGTTTTTCTGCCTTTTCCATAATCTAGTTCATGCAAAGAGATACTAGTTTGTGTTCTTTCAAAGAACTCAAAGCCAAGCTCCCTAGCGGCAATAACAAAGGCAGCTTCATCTGGCGACTCAGCTTCGTAATCAATTTCACCAGTTTCTTGATTCACCTCGGGAATGGCTGTATGGCAGAGTGCTAGCACTCTAAAGAACTTCTGTATCACATCTGCGTGAGTTTCATTAACCCATCCACCATTCATAATGCGACTGTCTTTGAAATTAAAACCTTTGATTGATTTTCCCAATTCTGTGACGTCATCAGTAGACAATTGTATATTGGAGGAAATATTCACAATGTTATGATGTGCATCAACTTTTCTCTTAGCTAGGGCTCTTTCTACCTCTGTCACACCATGGCCATATGCTGTGCCAGCTATTGAGCATTTAACAAAATCCATTGAGTTGCATGTCAAAGTACCCGTTTTATCAGAAAGGATCGTATCTACCTGTCCAAGCTCCTCATTCAAATTAGAAGTCCTTGCATGCGCTGGGTTTTCGGTTTCATCATAATACATATCTTGATCCTGATTTATAAATATGCCCTGTAAAACTTTTACCATCTCAATAGATACATACAGGGATATTGGTATCAGATATCCATACAACATAAGCCCAGTCAAGAAATGAAAAAAAGCAGCCAGTGCCGCTCGTTTCGGATCATAAAACACGGTGGTATGTTCTGGTTGGAGATACCATCTCTGCACTTTTCCGTCATGAATGTCATTCTTGGTTGTGATTCCAAAAAAGAAAGACCCCATAAAAGACACTGAGATCAATAAAGTAAAAAGAATGTACACTATCTtatccatttttctctcaatctTACTCCTCTTAGAAGGAGGATCTGTAGCATTCTGCATCACTTTCGTGTCATGACCAGTAAACACAACCACCCCATATACGTACTCAGTATTTCGAAGTTTAGAATCTCGCAGGAGAATCTGTTGCAGAGAAAGGGGATACTGCAGACCATCATACCACATGGTTCCAATGAATGAGTAAAGATCCTCATTTGGGTCCTCACACTTGATAATTGCCTTGAATTTTTTATAGTAGTCATCATCACGCAACAAGGATGTAACATCAAGAGCATGCTTCACCTTGAGATTAGTCTCTCCATCTAAGTTCGTAGTTTCAACATAACAAATCCCGTCCTCATAGCTTGATGAAATAAGAAGCAGATCTGCAGGGAAATATTCATCCTTGTACACCTTTACAAGATCGCCAACTCGTAAATTCTTCCATCTGGTATCTTGTAAAGTATTGCTTCTATCGTAAACTTTGACCTTGCGGTTGTTGGCCTCTATAtcctaaaaatataattatttgcaCTTAGATAAATTGAAAATATAAGTGGGAGAACGATGCAGCAACCATTACGTcaaaatctctaataaaatgaAACTGAGCTGCAGAATTTTCATCATAAATCAGCCACCAACAAAGAATTTTTTAAATGAATCCAAGTCTAGAACAGTGTGAAAAGTAGCATGATGATCAAACGATTT
This Primulina eburnea isolate SZY01 chromosome 2, ASM2296580v1, whole genome shotgun sequence DNA region includes the following protein-coding sequences:
- the LOC140823520 gene encoding probable phospholipid-transporting ATPase 8, with amino-acid sequence MVGGRGKGIRFTRLYSFSCLKSKFRDEHSQIGEKGYSRIVYCNDPDNPEHLQLRYGSNYVSTTKYTAFNFIPKSLFEQFRRVANIYFLVVACVSFSPLAPYSATSVLAPLVVVIGATMAKEALEDWRRRKQDIEANNRKVKVYDRSNTLQDTRWKNLRVGDLVKVYKDEYFPADLLLISSSYEDGICYVETTNLDGETNLKVKHALDVTSLLRDDDYYKKFKAIIKCEDPNEDLYSFIGTMWYDGLQYPLSLQQILLRDSKLRNTEYVYGVVVFTGHDTKVMQNATDPPSKRSKIERKMDKIVYILFTLLISVSFMGSFFFGITTKNDIHDGKVQRWYLQPEHTTVFYDPKRAALAAFFHFLTGLMLYGYLIPISLYVSIEMVKVLQGIFINQDQDMYYDETENPAHARTSNLNEELGQVDTILSDKTGTLTCNSMDFVKCSIAGTAYGHGVTEVERALAKRKVDAHHNIVNISSNIQLSTDDVTELGKSIKGFNFKDSRIMNGGWVNETHADVIQKFFRVLALCHTAIPEVNQETGEIDYEAESPDEAAFVIAARELGFEFFERTQTSISLHELDYGKGRKTDRSYKLLHVLEFSSARKRMSVIVKNAENQLLLLSKGADSAMLERLSRKAKDFEAKTREHIKGYAEAGLRTLVVAYRELSEDVFRSWEEELLNAKASVNADRGALVDAAADKIERDLILLGATAVEDKLQKGVPECINKLANAGIKIWVITGDKMETAINIGYACGLLREDMKQIVITLDSPESSDLEKRGEKNDDTKASSESITDQIRKGKSQLCSSGGSLTSFGLIIDGKSLSFALSTNLEGAFLDLAVNCASVICCRSTPKQKALVTRLVKKGTGKTTLAIGDGANDVGMLQEADIGVGISGVEGMQAAMSSDFTVAQFRFLERLLLVHGHWCYRRISMMICYFFYKNIAFGFTLFWFEARASFSGQPAYNDWYMSFYNVFFTSLPVIALGVFDQDVSARLCLKHPRLYEEGVHDILFSWPRILGWMLNGIISSMIIFFFTTNSILHQAFRRDGSVVDFEVLGVLMYTCVVWTVNCQMALSINYFTWIQHFFIWGSIAFWYIFLVIYGSLSPVVSTTAFQVLVEACAPSPFYWLATLLVVISTLLPYILYRTLQVEFNPMIHDIIQRSGLGGSGIESSDSGKMGGVKDKSRYQDSLLVKQ